Proteins encoded by one window of Cannabis sativa cultivar Pink pepper isolate KNU-18-1 chromosome 4, ASM2916894v1, whole genome shotgun sequence:
- the LOC133037111 gene encoding uncharacterized protein LOC133037111, which produces MLNFHPHTLAKTYLPSVKGRVNRLCITDNSKHFRSHSRLIPTLSNLLIIPWCQSPHVEISKGLFPKAPIQAGIQLKGLDIKYWVETSLFKIVSQIGDPLQVDNITKNRERLQYPRILVQVSLSQEFPSSISFTDEFNHDIDLEVKYEWIPLVCYHSAGIGHETNHCRTKEIVEEKGKQVWVPKQKQSKEKEGIDEDGFQKVTKGKKVVVEEEVAPTEVRNMFDSLTEQNYIGGGEIPLPPMDRLLCWNVRGINSQHKYQEIKQLIQSKQVGLVSLLETKVQNKNMGKVYASLFSGWCFSNNNSWLDKGRIIMAWQPNVYTVDIRFCSSQIMHYFVQFKQYPGHFQLTLIYGFNDEKKREQMWIDLEELGKNNKEAWLVMGDFNEILNASERVGKRAENNLSQRFRDCTEQCGLSDMKFSGNFFTCNNKQKPDDRVFSKIDRALVNSDWVESFADLEV; this is translated from the exons ATGCTGAATTTTCATCCCCATACTTTAGCCAAGACATATTTGCCTTCTGTGAAAGGAAGAGTGAATAGGCTTTGT ATTACTGACAATTCGAAACATTTTAGATCCCATAGTCGCCTGATTCCAACTCTTAGTAACTTGCTCATCATACCCTGGTGCCAATCTCCACATGTTGAAATATCTAAAGGGCTTTTTCCCAAAGCTCCTATCCAA GCAGGAATACAGCTGAAAGGACTGGATATCAAGTATTGGGTAGAAACTTCTCTCTTTAAGATTGTCAGTCAAATTGGTGACCCGTTGCAAGTGGACAATATCACAAAAAATAGAGAACGGCTTCAATATCCAAGGATTCTTGTACAGGTTAGCCTATCACAGGAATTCCCTAGCTCGATTTCTTTTACTGATGAATTTAATCATGATATTGATTTGGAGGTTAAATATGAATGGATCCCCCTTGTGTGCTATCATTCTGCTGGTATTGGTCATGAGACAAATCACTGCAGGACGAAAGAGATAGTGGAGGAGAAGGGGAAGCAGGTTTGGGttccaaaacaaaaacaaagtaAGGAAAAAGAGGGGATTGATGAAGATGGCTTTCAGAAGGTGACTAAGGGGAAGAAAGTTGTGGTGGAAGAGGAGGTGGCTCCAACCGAAGTAAGGAACATGTTTGATTCACTAACGGAGCAAAATTATATTGGAGGGGGGGAGATTCCTCTACCTCCAATGGATAGGCTGCTTTGTTGGAACGTAAGGGGGATTAACAGTCAACATAAATATCAAGAAATCAAGCAATTGATTCAATCTAAGCAAGTTGGCTTGGTTAGTCTCCTTGAAACGAAGGTACAGAATAAAAATATGGGGAAAGTATACGCTAGTCTTTTTTCGGGTTGGTGTTTTTCGAATAACAATTCATGGTTGGATAAGGGGAGAATAATAATGGCTTGGCAACCAAATGTTTACACTGTCGACATTAGGTTCTGTTCAAGCCAAATCATGCACTACTTTGTGCAGTTCAAACAATACCCAGGACATTTCCAACTTACTTTGATTTATGGATTTAATGATGAGAAAAAAAGAGAGCAGATGTGGATAGATTTGGAGGAATTGGGCAAAAACAATAAGGAAGCATGGCTAGTAATGGGAGATTTTAATGAAATCCTTAATGCTAGTGAGAGGGTTGGCAAAAGAGCAGAGAATAATCTATCACAACGGTTTAGAGATTGCACTGAACAATGTGGTTTGAGTGATATGAAGTTTTCAGGTAATTTTTTTACCTGTAATAACAAGCAGAAGCCAGATGACAGGGTATTCTCTAAAATTGACAGGGCCTTGGTGAATTCGGACTGGGTGGAGTCCTTTGCAGATTTAGAAGTGTAA